From Pyxicephalus adspersus chromosome 7, UCB_Pads_2.0, whole genome shotgun sequence, a single genomic window includes:
- the LOC140335035 gene encoding myeloid-associated differentiation marker-like — MGIRSYFTPLVILRFFQIFFSCTALSLVASVQMYHNQYGAWSMFTWIMCFVITILIVVLELTGFYSKVPISWEDFTSAFSMLASLMLFTTSIMYPSIFLSGGCSGHSCACRGAATAMSILCFFAYAIEVGLTRAKPGEISGFLSTVPGLLKVFEAYVACIILSLLIPVSPDGGLQWCVAVYSICFIITTIIIILTIGRLLPKLPINFEKILIGYNILAVAMYITVAVIWPYYFFKYAPNRDLCRPYYVCPWDIGVGITILTYINLVAYIVDTVYSFRMVFFTVPA, encoded by the coding sequence ATGGGTATTCGATCCTATTTTACGCCCTTGGTGATCCTGCGTTTCTTCCAGATATTTTTCTCCTGCACCGCCTTAAGCTTGGTGGCCAGCGTCCAGATGTACCATAACCAATATGGGGCCTGGAGTATGTTTACATGGATCATGTGTTTTGTGATTACTATCCTAATCGTTGTCTTGGAGCTGACAGGGTTCTACAGCAAAGTTCCCATCTCTTGGGAGGACTTCACCTCGGCCTTCTCCATGTTGGCTTCATTGATGCTCTTCACTACATCCATCATGTACCCCTCCATTTTCCTAAGTGGAGGCTGCAGTGGGCACTCCTGTGCCTGTCGGGGTGCAGCCACTGCAATGTCCATCCTGTGCTTCTTCGCCTATGCCATTGAGGTGGGACTTACCCGCGCTAAGCCTGGTGAGATCAGTGGTTTCCTCTCTACTGTCCCCGGCCTGCTAAAGGTTTTTGAAGCCTATGTTGCCTGCATTATCTTGTCTCTTCTTATACCGGTTTCTCCCGATGGAGGTCTGCAGTGGTGTGTGGCTGTTTACTCCATTTGCTTCATCATTACCACTATAATCATCATCCTAACCATTGGCCGTCTCTTACCTAAACTTCCCATAAACTTTGAGAAGATTCTTATTGGATACAATATCCTGGCAGTGGCCATGTACATCACAGTGGCAGTCATATGGCCTTACTACTTCTTCAAGTATGCTCCAAACAGAGATTTGTGTCGTCCTTACTATGTTTGTCCATGGGATATTGGAGTCGGGATCACCATCTTGACCTACATCAACCTGGTGGCTTACATTGTGGACACGGTCTACTCCTTCAGAATGGTTTTCTTCACAGTCCCAGCCTAG